CGTAATCATCGTATCGGCCCGGGATTCGGTTGATGACAGGGTGGCCGGCCTCAACCTGGGAGCCGACGACTATCTGCCCAAACCCTTTCACATGGCAGAACTGCATGCGCGTGTGAAATCGGTTCTTCGGAGACGAAAGTTTGAGGGCAGCCGCATTATTGAAATAAACAACCTGCGGGTAGACCCCGAGGAGCGTGCGGTGCATGTGAACGACCAGCTGCTCCTTCTCAGCCGCAAGGAGTATGACATCCTGCTGTATTTTATCTCTAACAGGAACCGTCTGGTGAGCAAAACCGCCTTGGGCGAGCACGTATGGGGAGATCAGATAGACGAGGTGGACAGCTTTGACTTTATCTACTCCCAGATAAAGAACCTCCGCAAAAAGCTGAAGGAGCATGGGGCGCAACTGGAGATCCAGGCCATCTACGGCATAGGGTATAAACTGCTGCTGGCATGAAACTGCTGAACCACACCCTTTCGTACCTTGCGGCCATACTTTTCGTGGTTATCACGGGCTGGTCGGCCCTGCTCTACTACAGCCTGCTCGATGAGATTTACGACAGCCTCGACGACGGGTTGGGAAACTATAAACTGCTGATTATGCAGCGCGCGGCGGCAGACAGTACCATCCTGCAAAGAAGCAGCTTTGGAGAGAATAATTATGCCATCAAGCCCATCGCAGGTCCCAAGGTATTCCGGGTGACGGATGTGTACAGCGACACGGCTATGTTTATGGTGAATGAGCAGGACTTTGAGCCGGTGCGCATGCTGAAGACTGTTTTCCGGCACAACGGCAATTTTTACGAACTGCGGGTTATTAACTCAATGGTAGAGACCGATGACCTGGTGGAGGACCTGCTGGTATCTATCTTTTGGCTGTACCTGGGGCTTATAGCTATTATTCTCGTTCTAAATAATTTCCTGCTGAAAAAGACATGGCAACCTTTTTACCGTTTGGTGCAGCAGCTCAGGGATTTCCGCCTGGAGAAGCAGCACCAGATCAAGTATGAGGAGACGCGCGTGGAGGAGTTTCAGGTGCTGCATGATGCCGTTTCGAAACTTATCCAGAACAGCACCGATACCTACCAGAGCCAGAAGCAGTTTATCGAGAACGCCTCGCACGAGCTGCAGACACCGCTGGCCATTAGCCTGAACAAGCTTGAGCTGCTGCTGGAGGAAAGCAACCTGACCGAGGAGCAACTGCGTCTGCTGGCCGGCGCAGTGAACAACCTGGAGCGTATGAAGCGGTTGAACAAGTCGCTGCTGCTGCTCTCCAAGATCGAGAACAGGCAGTTTCAGGTAGAGGAGGAAGTCAACATCAATCAGGTAATCAAAACCCTGCTTGATGATTTTTCTGATCAGGCCGAATACAAAGGCCTCGCCGTTACACTGGTGGAAGAAGGAGATTGCAGGGTGCGCATGAACCCTGATCTGGCAAGTGTGCTGCTTACGAACCTGCTCAAAAACGCTATCGTGCACAACCACCAGGAGGGCTTTGTGGAGGTAACCGTCAGCCGCGATAAACTGGTTGTCGCTAACAGTGGAAAGACTAGCGCCCTGAACGAGCAGCGCATGTTTTCTCGATTCCAGCAGGATAGTCCCAGCGAGGCCTCTACCGGACTTGGGCTTCCGATCGTGAAGGCCATTGCGAACCTTTACAGGTTTCAGGTAAAGTATAGCTTTACCGGTAAACACATCCTAACGCTCTCTTTCCACCCGCCCCACCAATAAGCTTCTCCTTTATTTAAGATTATTTTTAAACCTCACGTATCTCACCCGATTCCCAATTCTCTACAGATTCGGCCTTTACCTTTGTTAGGTATCTTCATTATAAGACCTAAAAAAGAGAATGTTATGAATCTAAATATAATAGCACTCGCCGCTGCCTGTTCGCTTATGTTTATTTTTTCTTCCTGCGCCAGCCAGGATATTCCACAGGATAAAGTACCATCTGTAGTCGTAAACACTTTTGCGAAAGCTTACCCCACAGTTACCCTGGTGGAGTGGCAGAAGCATGAGCAGGGATTCGAGGCAGAGTTTGACAGCGACACCACAGAGCTCACTGTACTGGTAGATAACAGCGGTACAATCGTGCAGACGAAAAGGGACCTAATGGTAGCGGAGCTTCCGGAGGCAATTCAACACACCCTGAACCTCAACTACAAAGACAAGAAGGTAGACGATGTGGAAATAGTAGAAAAAGCCGGTCAGGCCTTTTACCAGGTGGAGCTGGACGCTATGTGGAGGGACACCAAACTTGTGTTTGATGAAGCTGGCGAAGAGCAGCAAAACTTAAATTATTGGGAATAAATTAACATGGTTACAAGTATGGGCAGGAGACAATAAACGCCTGTTCATACTTGCCAGTCATACTCTTATAAATATAAACGATGATAAACATACCATTTAAAAAGATAGCAGTTGCCGCCTCTTTAGCGGGAGCCATAACTTTTGGTGCTATAAAGTCTTTTGGCGATGCCCCGAAACCTGTTTCTACAATAGAAACGACGGAGGAGATGCTGCCCAAAAGTGTTGTAAAGTGGGAATTGCCCGCAGCACTGCGTGAAGTATCGGGTATCGCCCAGCTGCCCGATAACCTGATGGCCTGTGTGCAGGATGAGGAGGGAGCCATTTACCTGTACGACCTGAACACTAAAGCGGTAAAGCGTAAGATTGCGTTCGCAGGGCCAGGCGACTACGAAGGCATAGCTGTGGATGGCAACACCGCCTACATCCTCCGAAGTGACGGCACCCTGATTGAAGTTGCAGCCTTTTTAGGACCCAAACCCGAAGTGACGACACACGCGTCGGTGCTGACACCGGAGCACAACACAGAGGGGCTGGCCCTGGACAAAAAGAATAACCGCCTGCTTGTTGCCGGCAAGGGCTTTGACACCAGACTAGGAGACAACAAAGGGATATACGCCTTTGATCTGGGGAAAAGGAAAATGGCTCAAAAGCCTGTTATCACCATTCCGCTGGCGCAGAAGCAGTTTGCTGCAAAAGGCAAAAAGAAAAAGAGCAAGTACGATGTTTTCCAGCCTTCATCCCTGGAGATCCATCCGAAAACTGGAGAGCTATACTTGCTGGATGCCGTGAATGAGCGGCTGCTGGTGCTAAGTGAAGCAGGCGCTATTCAGAGAGCTGTTGACCTGGATAAAGGACAACTGATGCAACCAGAAGGCCTTAGCTTCGACAGCAACGGAGCGATGTACATTGCCAGCGAAGGTGGTAAAAAAGGCACTGGGGTGATTGTAAAGTATGACAAAGGGATCTAATAGAGAACCCTCAATAATTGAGCAAGCGTAGCGATTGCAGCATCCAAAAGCCTTTGCTGTATCCGGTTGAAAGCGACTCGATCAATTATCAATACTAAACCCGGGGCAGCCTAAGCTCATCCCAGAAATATATTAGGCCTGGGCTGCCATACTTTTTTTCAGAGTAAATCAACTTACATGTATGCCGGAAAACACCCAAGCCGAAAATAAACAAGCCACCGAAACAGGCATAGGAACAGATAAAGAGCATGACGCTAATAACGGCCAAAGCAAATGGCCTTTGATAGGGACTGTCCTACTTATCGGCGGCCTCGTTGCCGCTTACTTTGTCTTTCCAGGTTTTAAGGGTGGGGTGCAGGAAGCATGGGCTGTGCTCACAAGCGGGGATGAGCAGCGCATTTCGGCATGGGTGGAGCAGTTCGGTTTCTGGGGGCCGTTCTTTATTGTACTGGCCATGGTAGCGCAGATGTTTCTGCTGGTTATTAATGTAGTGGCGCTGATGCTGGTGGCCATTATTGCATACGGTCCTGTTTGGGGCTCTGTGATTGCAGTGGTGGCCGTGGGGGTGGCGTCTACCATCGGCTACTGGCTGGGGCGTAGTCTGGGGCAGGCGGGCGTGAGCAGGCTCATCGGCGAAAAAACAGAGCGCAAGGTTGAAGGTTTCATGGAGGAGTACGGCATTTGGGCAATTATCATCGCCAGGATATCGCCATTCCTCTCAAACGATGCTGTGAGCTTTGTGGCCGGCATCGCCAGAATGGGTTACCTCAGGTTTATCGCCGCTACCCTGGCAGGCATCATCCCGCTGACACTGCTGCTGGCCTGGCTGGGGGAGAACAGCGAACGCCTTAAAACAGGGCTAATCTGGGTATCCGGCGTAAGCCTTGCGTTCTTTATTGGTTACATCCTTTACAAGAAGTATGGCAGGTAAAGTCAGAGCCTGCACCTGCCGTAAAATTTGCACTTTAAACACCTTTACACTATGAAAATGAAGCAAGTAAGAATTATATTTTTTATTATCATCCTAGCCTTATCTGCTATACTAGTAACTGAACTGATGTACTGATGTGGTGCAAGTATAAATCTCTGCTTTCAGAACTGTGTATAGTTGGGGATTATGTTCTTGCTAGCCAAGGCTAAAGTTCAGTCTCTTGGCAGTTGGTAAATCAAGTATACATGAGGTAATGCGGTAAAAGAAGTTGTAATAATAAAACAAAAGAACTCTCGGTGGACTTACTGTGAGTTCTTTTGTTTTGAGCAATAAACAATTGAAAGTAAGCTACTAGGCGTTGTCAGTTTCGTATAACAAACAAAAGGTTAGGTGCGGCCCACAGGCGAAAACTGGATTATGGTGAAGCTTAGAATATTGTTTTATTTGCTGTCGGCCAGTATGGTGCTAAGTTTGTCTTGCGCTGAATCAGACCCTGAGCCTGTGGCTACTTTCAAATTTACTGTGAACGGAACATTGCTGGAATGGAATGGGCCGGGTAATGGCATTCCGGTTTGCGTGCTGTGCGGTCCCGGTCTCTCGAATTACGCCTCCTATTTCGTACTTCACTCCAGTGCTCCTCAAATGTATGGCGAGGCCTTAATTCTGCAACTTAATGCCGCTTCGCTGGAAACCAAAACATATAGCGATACAGTAAGCACTGCTGTCGATTCTTTGGAAGCTACGCACAGGCTTTACCTGCCAACTCTAAAAGCAGCCGCAACAGAAGTAGGCGATTACGCATCAGTCACTTTTACATCCATAGAAAACGATAAATACTATAGTGGCACTTTGAGGGCAAGCCTCACCTCATCTCCTTTTGGCCCGGACGCACCCAAAGTCGAGATAGAAGGGGAGTTCAAAAATGTAAGAGGAAGCTTATAGACAAGAAGCTGCGGCTGCCGCCATAGTTTGAACCTGCTTCTGGGACAGATATTTTAATGTATAGCCATACCTCCTAAATGTTTATGTACCATGGCAGCAAAATGGCTTTCTAACAAATGTATCATAGCAGGAATGGTAATGTTGCTGCTGGCCTGTGAAAAAGAGGAGAGGCCACAGTCTGAGGCTGTTATGGTTACTACTTTTGCAGGACGTGGAGAAGGTTTGGTCGATGGCGCCGGTATCCAGGCACGGTTTAATGGACCTAGAGGTGTTGCAACAGATGCCCAAGGCAATATATACGTGGCTGATGCAGCGAATAACGTCGTCAGAAAGATTACACCCGCAGCCGAGGTAACCACACTGGCAGGCAGTGGGGAACTGGGCCACAAAGATGGACCTGGCAGCACCGCACAATTCACTAATCTTGACGCCATAGCAACTGATGCACAGGAAAATATCTATGTTACGGACTTTAACCGTGTCCGCAAGATTACTCCGTCGGGAGATGTAAGCACGGTGGCAGGAGGAGGCGCACCCGGCTATGCTGATGGAGATATAAGTGTGGCCAAGTTCACTGCCTTAACAGGTATAGCGGTGGATGTGCAAGGGAATATTTACGTGTCGGATCTGGAAAACCAACGTATCCGCCAAATATCTCCGGAGGGAAAGGTCAGAACGTTGGCGGGAAGCGGAAAGCCGGGTTTTGCTGATGGAACAGGCAGCGCCGCACAGTTCAATTATCCCAGAGGGTTGACCATCGATAACCAGGGCAACCTTTACCTGATCGATTCTGTGGATGACCACATTCGAAAAATAACGCTGGCGGGGGTGGTAAGTACCCTGGCTACTGTAAGGGATGCGGCCGGAATCGCAACGGATGAATTGGGGAACATCTATGTAACTGAAGCAGCGCTTACCCCGGAGTTCCATCGTATCCACAAGATTTCTCCTTCGGGTACAACGAGCGTTTTGGCCGGTCATGCTTCCGGCTATGCTGATGGCAACGGATCAACTGCTCTGTTTGATACCCCTGTGGGTATAGCCCTTGATGAGAGGGGGAACATCTACGTTTCGGAATACCGGCCAAACCGGATCAGGAAAATTTCCTTCAATTAAAGAAGCTGCTACTTGTTGGAGCCAACGCAAACCAAGTAGATGTGCCGCAAGTAGAGGTCGTGTACTACGGTGCCTGTGCTGGAGTAGAGTATTTTCCCCTATCCTACAAGTTTTAATGTCGGCCCGCTCAAAGGCCCCGGCACAGAAAAGTACAAACAACCATGTCATACTTCCGAACAATCCTGCTATATTTCATTTGAAATAGGGACAGCTAATTACCGCTTTTCATATCTGAGCTGCATGTTAAAAATTAACATGCATGGCATGAAGTACTTATAGCTTGGTGGAGCTGATTTAGCAGCCGGAAGCTGCGGGAGTTCAGTATCTTTAGCTGGGCGGAGTAAGGCAAAAGAAAATTTATACTTAAAGGCAAGGCTCCGGCGAGTGAAGCGTTAGAATAAAAAAATTACATGGGATTACTGAATTACTTTAGCCAGGGAATTGCCATAGATCTAGGCACGGCAAATTTTCTGGTCATACATGAAGACAAGATTGTGGTGGATGAGCCCTCTATTGTGGCTTTTGACAGAAGAACAGGAAAGATGATTGCCGTGGGGCGAAAAGCCATGCAAATGCAAGGAAAGGCCCACGATGACATCCGGATTGTGCGTCCCCTTAAGGACGGCGTTATAGCTGACTTCCATGCCGCCGAGCAGATGATAAAAGGCATGCTGCAAATGGTTAGCAATGGGAAAAGCCGGTTTACACCTTCTTACAAGATGGTGATTTGCGTACCCTCTGGCACCACAGAGGTGGAAAAGCGCGCTATCCGTGATTCCGCCGTGATTGCCGGCGCTCGGGAGGTGCACCTGGTGCACGAGCCTATTGCGGCTGCCGTCGGCATAGGGCTGGACGTGGAAGAGCCAACCGGGCACATGATTATCGATATTGGCGGGGGCACCACCGAGATTGCCGTGATTGCCTTAAGCGGGATAGTTTGCGACCAGTCGGTGCGGGTGGCGGGAGATACTTTTGATGCCGAGATTGTGCACTTTATGCGCCGCAAACACAACATCCTGATCGGTCAGCCTACAGCGGAACGTATAAAAGTGGAGGTGGGATCAGCCTTGCCTGAGTTACAGGACCCACCCGTTGATATAACCATTCGTGGCCGGGACCTGATGACGGGCCTCCCCAAGCAGGTTTCTGTTTCGTATGTAGATGTGGCACACTGCCTGGACAGATCGCTCTCTAAAATAGAGGATGCTGTATTGAAAACCCTGGAGATCACGCCTCCCGAACTTTCCGGCGATATTCACCAGTCCGGTATTTTCCTCACCGGCGGCGGAGCGCTGCTTCGTGGCTTGGATAAAAGAATATCATCTAAAACCAAGCTCCCCACGCATGTGGTGGATGACCCGCTTCTGGCCGTGGTGAGAGGCACGGGCATTGCCTTGAAAAACATAGGCCGTTTTCAGTTCCTGATGCGCTAGTTTATACTTGACGCAGTCTCCAAAAGTATCTTTAACCTACAAGTATAAAGTCAGGCATTCCTGAAGCTTGCGAAACAAGAAGCAGCAAGTATGAGTGTTCTATAGAAAAGGCCGTTCCACTGAAGGTGGAGCGGCCTTTTCTATAAGTATAACTGTAACTTAACTTAAGATGTACTGCCTTCTGCGTGATAGTCTTTTAAGGAAACACTATAGGGTGGGGGAAGTATGGCCGCAGCCTCAGCAAGCTACTTCCTGAATCAAGCGCTTAATTTCTTCCTTTGTGAGGTGCCGCCACGCCCCCGGTGACAGATCGCCTAATTCGAGGTTGATGATGCGGGTGCGCACAAGTTTCTTCACCTCATATCCGAGCTTGTAGCACATGCGCCTGATTTGGCGGTTTAGCCCCTGGGTCAACACAATGGTGAAAGTTATTTCATCTACCTGCCGCACGAGAGCAGCCCTTGTGGTTTTTCCCATAATAACGATACCGGCAGCAAGCTGCTCCAGTGCCTGCTGTGTGAGTGGATGGTCTACGGTTACCTGGTACTCTTTTTCCTGTAGCGTCTCCGCATGAAGGATTTTGTACAGCGTTCCGCCGTCGTTGGTGAGCAGCATAAGCCCCTCCGATGCTTTATCCAGCCGCCCTACCGGAAACAGGCTCTGCGGAAAATTCAGCGCCTGCAGCAGGTTGTCCTTTACATCGGGGTTCATGGTGGATTCTACTCCGCATGGCTTGTGGTAGGCAAGGTAGATATTCTCCCGCGGGGCTTTGATAACCCGCCCGTCCAGTTTAACCTCATCCTCGGGGAGCAGCGCCTGGGTTAAGGTCCCTCTGTGGCCGTTCACCAGCACCCTTCCCGAAAGTATAAAGCCAATGGCTTCTTTATTGGAAACGCTAAGTTGCTGCACAACATAATGCTTTAAAGACGAAGTATAGGCTTTCATGTATAGCAGAGAAAACTGATAAAGAACCTGGTTATTTTAAAACAGCATCTTTGTTGATGTAGAAGAGAACTGCATCTTGAATTGAACATGGTTGCGTCAGCAAAAGCTAATCAAGAATATCTGGCCCAACCGGCCTGTGGCAAAGCATTCTATACTTGCTTTTTGAAGTATACCTGAAAGGTAGTGCCACGGTTTACCTCACTTTGCACCTCAATTTTTCCCTGGTAGTTATCAAGAATCCGTTTGGTGACGTAAAGCCCCACGCCGCTTCCCTCTACGTGGTCGTGAAGCCGCTTAAAAAGGGAGAATATCTTGTTTCGGTGCTTGTTCAAATCGATGCCTATGCCATTATCGGCAACTGTCAAAACAATATATTCCTCGGTGTCAGAAGTAGTTACCTTCACAAATGGAGCCTGCCCAGGTGAGCGGTATTTGATAGCATTCGTGAGAAGGTTCTGCAGGATACTTTGCAGGTGTTGCGACACAAAATGCACCTTGGGTTGTTTGTTGAAATCATAGGCGATTTGCACCCCGGACTCCTGAACCAGGTGGTTTATATTCGTCAATACGTCTTTGAATACTTTTTCGAAAGATATTTCTTCCAGCACCTCCTCTTCAGCTCTGCGCTGTATCTTGCTCACATCCGACAGGTCCTGAATGGTGCGATTGAGTTTTAAGACAGACACTTCCAGGCGTTGCAGGATGGGCGCTACAGCTCCATTGGGCAAAGCCATTTCTTCGTTCAGTGCAGTTAGCAAGCCTTCCATATTCGTTATGGGCACCTTCAGGTCATGCGAGGCGGAATAGACAAAGTTATCCAGGTCGGAGTTGATCTGGATTAGCTCGTTGTTTTTAGTGATAAGGGCCGCCTGTGTCTTTTCCCTTTCCTCTATTTCGGCAGCTAAGGCGTTGTTAGCCTGCAGAAGCTGGTGTGTTCTTTCCTCCACCCGGGCTTCAAGCGCCTGTTTCGCCAGGTTGAGCTCGTCCTGAATTTTTTCACGCTCCTCTATTTCTGCCTTAAGCTGGCGGTTAGATGCCTCCAACTGAGCATTGCTCGGTATGGCCAACAGGGCAGGAATGGACTTATAAAGCACAACGGCAGTAGCGATGGATACCAGCCCGGTTACCATTTTAATGGTCCCTGCGAGCCGATATGTGGGAATCCAGGCTGTCCAGATATCCATAACGTGCGTTGTGCCACACAGCATGATAAAAGCACCAAAGAGAAAAAATACATGTTTGTGTGCCAGGTCCTGACGCGTCCTGGCAAAGTAAAAGAGCATCAGTGGAATGGAGTAATATGCAGCTGCTGTTAAGGCGTCTCCGCCCACCGTGAGCCACAGAATTTCGGGCTTCCAGAAATAGCAATGCCCGTGAGGCATAAAATCGGACTGTAGTAGTTTCTGAAAAAACTCCATTTGTATGAGGTATAGACGATGAAAGTCGAAGATAACTTCAAATATAATTCAAAATGTGGTGTGATTGCATAAGGCGGTATGGTCAAGTTTCAAGTAGGCTGCGATATGCAAGGCTTGGAACACAAAAGCCCGATTCCGAAAGCAGTGTCAGCGTCACGGCAAGCAACCTATCTGCACCCTCTTAAACTATATGCACATTTTTTCAATCCAGATTCGACCTACAGCTCGCCCTATACTGACGGATTTTGCTGCCTTCATTTTTCCAGATAAAAAGGAGAGGCTTTCGTTCAATGCAGGCCTTGGCTCGAAGATGTGCCAAATAATTTTAGTAAAGCATTAAGAATATAAAGTATAAGTATTATGAGATTAGTTTATGCTATTTATATTTACTGAAATTGATGCACCATCCCTTCTTCCTGCTGCTGATCCCTTGCAGTCACGCTAAACTTATTGTTTAACAATTTATAAATAACGCTATGACTAAAGTATGGACTCGCGGCTATAAGCTGCTGGGAATGTTTGTTGCGCTCGCCCTTTTTGGTTGCGAGAGCCAGGAAGACGTGCAGCCAGGTAGCATGCAGTCTTCCCTGGAGCAGGAGCAGAAGAAAGTAAAAACGACTGTTTATTACGGGCCACTTACAGCGTATTTAGGCGGAACCGCCCGCACTTGGGTTGAAGTGGTGAATGGCAAGCCTATTGCCATAGGAATAGAACTCTCTGAGGACGTACTGGTGAATCTTCCGGAGGAGATGGGAGAGTTTGTGCTTAAGCTCCCCGGTCAGGCACATTCCACCGGAATAAAGACCATAATGGTGGGGTGGAACCCAATGGGACACGATCCTGAAGGCGTGTACACAATCCCTCACTTCGACTTTCACTTTTATACCATCACCCATGGGCAGATTAAGCAGATCACCGGAGGAGTGGATGAAGGGGCCTATACGCTCCAGGAAAAGGGGATTTTCCCCGCAGTCTATACTTTTGGCCCCGTGCCTTTTGCTGTCCCCCACATGGGCGTGCACTGGTCGGATATAACCTCTCCTGAGTTTTCACCTGCAGGTTTTAGCAAAACATTTATTTATGGCTCAAACAAGGACAGGGTCACCTTCCTGGAGCCTATGATTACACTTGCCTACCTCAGGAGCCTGGGGGCAAATCAATCAGTTGAGACACCCATCCCTTCATTGCTCAGGTACGAGGACCCGGGTTACTACCCAGAGTCCTACACCGTCACGTATGATGCTGCTTCCGGCACCTACAGTATTGCCTTAACAGACCTGATATGGCATAACAGGAATAAGTAATTAAAAAGCAGGCTCCTTACC
Above is a window of Pontibacter akesuensis DNA encoding:
- a CDS encoding response regulator transcription factor: MKILLIEDEPAMLDNMVKSLTGEKYVVETATTFRAAMDKIHVYDYDCILLDISLPDGNGLVLLEELKALDAAQSVIIVSARDSVDDRVAGLNLGADDYLPKPFHMAELHARVKSVLRRRKFEGSRIIEINNLRVDPEERAVHVNDQLLLLSRKEYDILLYFISNRNRLVSKTALGEHVWGDQIDEVDSFDFIYSQIKNLRKKLKEHGAQLEIQAIYGIGYKLLLA
- the porY gene encoding PorY family sensor histidine kinase, which encodes MKLLNHTLSYLAAILFVVITGWSALLYYSLLDEIYDSLDDGLGNYKLLIMQRAAADSTILQRSSFGENNYAIKPIAGPKVFRVTDVYSDTAMFMVNEQDFEPVRMLKTVFRHNGNFYELRVINSMVETDDLVEDLLVSIFWLYLGLIAIILVLNNFLLKKTWQPFYRLVQQLRDFRLEKQHQIKYEETRVEEFQVLHDAVSKLIQNSTDTYQSQKQFIENASHELQTPLAISLNKLELLLEESNLTEEQLRLLAGAVNNLERMKRLNKSLLLLSKIENRQFQVEEEVNINQVIKTLLDDFSDQAEYKGLAVTLVEEGDCRVRMNPDLASVLLTNLLKNAIVHNHQEGFVEVTVSRDKLVVANSGKTSALNEQRMFSRFQQDSPSEASTGLGLPIVKAIANLYRFQVKYSFTGKHILTLSFHPPHQ
- a CDS encoding PepSY-like domain-containing protein; its protein translation is MNLNIIALAAACSLMFIFSSCASQDIPQDKVPSVVVNTFAKAYPTVTLVEWQKHEQGFEAEFDSDTTELTVLVDNSGTIVQTKRDLMVAELPEAIQHTLNLNYKDKKVDDVEIVEKAGQAFYQVELDAMWRDTKLVFDEAGEEQQNLNYWE
- a CDS encoding SdiA-regulated domain-containing protein, whose amino-acid sequence is MINIPFKKIAVAASLAGAITFGAIKSFGDAPKPVSTIETTEEMLPKSVVKWELPAALREVSGIAQLPDNLMACVQDEEGAIYLYDLNTKAVKRKIAFAGPGDYEGIAVDGNTAYILRSDGTLIEVAAFLGPKPEVTTHASVLTPEHNTEGLALDKKNNRLLVAGKGFDTRLGDNKGIYAFDLGKRKMAQKPVITIPLAQKQFAAKGKKKKSKYDVFQPSSLEIHPKTGELYLLDAVNERLLVLSEAGAIQRAVDLDKGQLMQPEGLSFDSNGAMYIASEGGKKGTGVIVKYDKGI
- a CDS encoding TVP38/TMEM64 family protein, which codes for MPENTQAENKQATETGIGTDKEHDANNGQSKWPLIGTVLLIGGLVAAYFVFPGFKGGVQEAWAVLTSGDEQRISAWVEQFGFWGPFFIVLAMVAQMFLLVINVVALMLVAIIAYGPVWGSVIAVVAVGVASTIGYWLGRSLGQAGVSRLIGEKTERKVEGFMEEYGIWAIIIARISPFLSNDAVSFVAGIARMGYLRFIAATLAGIIPLTLLLAWLGENSERLKTGLIWVSGVSLAFFIGYILYKKYGR
- a CDS encoding NHL repeat-containing protein, yielding MVTTFAGRGEGLVDGAGIQARFNGPRGVATDAQGNIYVADAANNVVRKITPAAEVTTLAGSGELGHKDGPGSTAQFTNLDAIATDAQENIYVTDFNRVRKITPSGDVSTVAGGGAPGYADGDISVAKFTALTGIAVDVQGNIYVSDLENQRIRQISPEGKVRTLAGSGKPGFADGTGSAAQFNYPRGLTIDNQGNLYLIDSVDDHIRKITLAGVVSTLATVRDAAGIATDELGNIYVTEAALTPEFHRIHKISPSGTTSVLAGHASGYADGNGSTALFDTPVGIALDERGNIYVSEYRPNRIRKISFN
- a CDS encoding rod shape-determining protein, which gives rise to MGLLNYFSQGIAIDLGTANFLVIHEDKIVVDEPSIVAFDRRTGKMIAVGRKAMQMQGKAHDDIRIVRPLKDGVIADFHAAEQMIKGMLQMVSNGKSRFTPSYKMVICVPSGTTEVEKRAIRDSAVIAGAREVHLVHEPIAAAVGIGLDVEEPTGHMIIDIGGGTTEIAVIALSGIVCDQSVRVAGDTFDAEIVHFMRRKHNILIGQPTAERIKVEVGSALPELQDPPVDITIRGRDLMTGLPKQVSVSYVDVAHCLDRSLSKIEDAVLKTLEITPPELSGDIHQSGIFLTGGGALLRGLDKRISSKTKLPTHVVDDPLLAVVRGTGIALKNIGRFQFLMR
- a CDS encoding pseudouridine synthase produces the protein MKAYTSSLKHYVVQQLSVSNKEAIGFILSGRVLVNGHRGTLTQALLPEDEVKLDGRVIKAPRENIYLAYHKPCGVESTMNPDVKDNLLQALNFPQSLFPVGRLDKASEGLMLLTNDGGTLYKILHAETLQEKEYQVTVDHPLTQQALEQLAAGIVIMGKTTRAALVRQVDEITFTIVLTQGLNRQIRRMCYKLGYEVKKLVRTRIINLELGDLSPGAWRHLTKEEIKRLIQEVAC
- a CDS encoding sensor histidine kinase, which produces MEFFQKLLQSDFMPHGHCYFWKPEILWLTVGGDALTAAAYYSIPLMLFYFARTRQDLAHKHVFFLFGAFIMLCGTTHVMDIWTAWIPTYRLAGTIKMVTGLVSIATAVVLYKSIPALLAIPSNAQLEASNRQLKAEIEEREKIQDELNLAKQALEARVEERTHQLLQANNALAAEIEEREKTQAALITKNNELIQINSDLDNFVYSASHDLKVPITNMEGLLTALNEEMALPNGAVAPILQRLEVSVLKLNRTIQDLSDVSKIQRRAEEEVLEEISFEKVFKDVLTNINHLVQESGVQIAYDFNKQPKVHFVSQHLQSILQNLLTNAIKYRSPGQAPFVKVTTSDTEEYIVLTVADNGIGIDLNKHRNKIFSLFKRLHDHVEGSGVGLYVTKRILDNYQGKIEVQSEVNRGTTFQVYFKKQV